The Triticum aestivum cultivar Chinese Spring chromosome 7B, IWGSC CS RefSeq v2.1, whole genome shotgun sequence genome window below encodes:
- the LOC123160133 gene encoding aspartyl protease family protein At5g10770, which produces MELLLLLLLLLLLACSLIFPLAAPAREITNACTSQANVFQHVNGTGMHLPLHHPQSPCSPAPLPSDLPFSAVIAHDEARIARLASRLAKTPSRHPTSLRQQHLEKSSGDNHLADSLASSVPLAPGTSVGVGNYVTQLGLGTPATTYAMVVDTGSSLTWLQCSPCVVSCHRQAGPLYNPRASSTYAAVPCSAPQCGELQAATLNPSSCSASGVCIYQATYGDSSFSLGYLSRDTVSFGSGRFPGFYYGCGQDNEGLFGRSAGLIGLARNKLSLLYQLAPSLGDSFSYCLPTTASTGYLSIGSYNPAEYSYTPMVSSSLDASLYFVSLASMSVAGSPLAVSPSEYGSQPTIIDSGTVITRLPMAVYTALSKALGAAMGGAPRAPAYSILDTCFKGQVSTLRVPAVDMAFAGGATLKLAPGNVLIDVDESTTCLAFAATDSTAIIGNTQQQTFGVVYDVAQSRIGFAAGGCS; this is translated from the coding sequence TTTTTCAGCACGTGAACGGCACCGGCATGCACCTGCCGCTGCACCACCCGCAGAGCCCCTGCTCGCCGGCGCCTCTGCCCTCGGACCTCCCCTTCTCCGCTGTGATCGCCCACGACGAGGCGCGCATCGCCCGCCTCGCCTCGCGCCTTGCCAAGACTCCCTCCCGCCACCCGACGTCGCTCCGCCAACAGCACCTCGAGAAGTCCTCCGGCGATAACCACCTCGCCGACTCACTGGCCAGCTCGGTGCCGCTCGCGCCCGGCACGTCGGTCGGCGTGGGCAACTACGTCACCCAGCTGGGCCTCGGCACGCCGGCGACCACCTACGCCATGGTCGTCGACACGGGGTCGTCGCTCACGTGGCTCCAGTGCTCCCCCTGCGTGGTGTCGTGCCACCGGCAGGCCGGCCCGCTCTACAACCCGCGCGCGTCCAGCACGTACGCCGCCGTGCCGTGCTCGGCGCCGCAGTGCGGGGAGCTGCAGGCCGCCACGCTCAACCCGTCTTCGTGCTCCGCCTCCGGCGTCTGCATCTACCAGGCAACCTACGGCGACAGCTCCTTCTCCCTGGGGTACCTCAGCAGGGACACCGTCTCCTTTGGCTCCGGCAGGTTCCCCGGCTTCTACTACGGCTGCGGCCAGGACAACGAGGGCCTCTTCGGCCGGTCGGCCGGGCTCATCGGCCTCGCGCGCAACAAGCTGTCGCTGCTCTACCAGCTCGCGCCGAGCCTCGGCGACTCCTTCTCCTACTGCCTGCCGACCACGGCGTCCACCGGGTACCTGTCCATCGGGTCGTACAACCCGGCGGAGTACTCGTACACGCCCATGGTGTCCAGCTCGCTCGACGCCTCGCTCTACTTCGTCAGCCTCGCTAGCATGTCCGTCGCCGGGAGCCCGCTCGCCGTGTCGCCCTCGGAGTACGGCAGCCAGCCGACGATCATCGACTCCGGCACTGTGATCACGCGCCTGCCCATGGCCGTGTACACGGCGCTGAGCAAGGCGTTGGGCGCGGCCATGGGAGGGGCGCCCCGCGCGCCGGCGTACTCCATCCTGGACACGTGCTTCAAGGGCCAGGTGTCAACGCTGCGCGTGCCGGCCGTGGACATGGCGTTCGCCGGCGGCGCGACGCTGAAGCTGGCGCCGGGCAATGTGCTGATCGACGTGGACGAGTCCACGACGTGCCTCGCGTTCGCGGCCACCGACAGCACAGCGATCATCGGGAACACGCAGCAGCAGACGTTCGGCGTCGTCTACGACGTCGCGCAGTCCAGGATCGGCTTCGCGGCCGGCGGCTGCAGCTGA
- the LOC123160134 gene encoding uncharacterized CRM domain-containing protein At3g25440, chloroplastic yields MASLVPRLLGRRALQPAVALRSPRDPWMRFHGANPPRPCPLFRPSLGVDGCARAARRWWFLSPVRHRSTAVTLNTDGGFARFSVGDPGTNQNGGQNQPQAKKKKMSKKSKVNQLKWYRLKAKKKMKSPNPEVRIRYKLEKAKRKEEWLIEKLRKYEAPRAPEPVHDPEILTEEEKFYLKRTGEKKKNYVPVGRRGVFGGVVLNMHLHWKKHETMQVVCKPCRPGQVYEYAEELARLSKGTVIDIKPNNTIIFYRGKNYVQPKVMSPPDTLSKQKALEKYRYEQSLEHTSKFIEQLEQELEDYQKHVALFKKREGAISEQISNEDSDVDDLTTSSDTD; encoded by the exons ATGGCGTCCCTCGTGCCCCGGCTCCTTGGCCGCCGGGCTCTGCAACCCGCCGTTGCTCTACGCTCTCCACG CGATCCTTGGATGCGATTCCACGGCGCAAATCCCCCACGCCCCTGCCCGCTGTTCCGGCCTTCCCTGGGGGTTGATGGATGCGCGAGAGCTGCGCGGAGATGGTGGTTTCTCTCGCCGGTAAGGCACCGGAGCACGGCGGTGACGCTGAACACGGACGGAGGCTTTGCGCGCTTCTCGGTCGGAGATCCGGGCACGAATCAGAATGGGGGGCAGAATCAGCCgcaagcgaagaagaagaagatgtccaAGAAGTCCAAGGTCAACCAGCTCAAGTGGTATCGCCTCAAGGCCAAAAAGAAGATGAAGTCGCCCAACCCCGAAGTCAGGATAAGATACAAGCTCGAAAAG GCCAAGAGGAAAGAAGAATGGCTGATTGAGAAACTCAGGAAGTACGAGGCCCCGAGGGCTCCGGAGCCGGTTCATGACCCTGAGATTCTGACCGAGGAGGAGAAGTTCTATCTGAAACGGACtggggagaagaaaaagaactatgttCCTGTTGGGAGGAGAGGGGTGTTTGGTGGTGTGGTTCTCAACATGCACCTCCACTGGAAGAAGCATGAGACTATGCAAGTAGTCTGCAAGCCCTGTCGACCTGGGCAAGTGTATGAGTACGCAGAGGAGTTGGCGAGGCTCAGCAAAGGGACAGTTATTGATATTAAACCTAATAATACCATTATCTTTTATCGTGGAAAGAATTATGTGCAGCCAAAGGTTATGTCACCTCCTGATACTCTTTCTAAGCAGAAG GCCTTGGAGAAATATAGGTATGAACAGTCTCTTGAACATACCAGTAAATTTATTGAGCAGCTGGAACAGGAGCTTGAAGATTACCAGAAGCATGTTGCTTTATTTAAGAAGCGTGAAGGGGCTATTTCTGAGCAAATCAGTAATGAAGACTCTGATGTGGATGACCTCACAACTAGCTCAGATACCGATTGA